In one window of Romboutsia hominis DNA:
- a CDS encoding GatB/YqeY domain-containing protein, whose translation MSLKQKLQEDLKSSMKNKDTVRKSVVTLIRASIKQFEVDNRVELDDEGIIDIIAKQLKQRRDGLAEFKKAGREDLVSEAEAEIEVLKEYLPQQLSEEELNTIIKETISEVGATSMKDMGKIMSVVRPKVKGRADGKLINELVKANLQ comes from the coding sequence ATGTCCCTTAAACAAAAGTTACAAGAAGATTTAAAGTCTTCTATGAAAAATAAAGATACAGTAAGAAAATCTGTGGTAACTTTAATAAGAGCTTCTATAAAGCAATTCGAGGTTGACAATAGAGTTGAGCTTGATGATGAAGGCATTATAGATATAATAGCTAAGCAGTTAAAACAGCGTAGAGATGGTTTAGCTGAGTTTAAAAAAGCTGGAAGAGAAGACTTAGTAAGTGAAGCAGAGGCTGAAATCGAAGTTTTAAAAGAGTACCTACCTCAACAGTTAAGCGAAGAAGAGCTAAACACAATTATAAAAGAAACTATATCTGAAGTAGGAGCTACTTCTATGAAGGATATGGGAAAAATTATGTCAGTTGTTAGACCTAAAGTTAAGGGAAGAGCTGATGGAAAACTAATAAACGAGTTAGTGAAAGCTAACTTACAATAG
- the rpsU gene encoding 30S ribosomal protein S21, producing MSEVRVRENETLDSALRRFKRSCAMSGIMSEVRKREHYDKPSVRRKKKAEAARRKNAKK from the coding sequence ATGTCAGAAGTAAGAGTAAGAGAAAACGAAACATTAGACAGCGCGTTAAGAAGATTCAAGCGTTCATGTGCAATGTCTGGCATCATGTCTGAAGTTAGAAAAAGAGAGCACTATGATAAGCCAAGCGTTAGACGTAAGAAGAAGGCAGAAGCTGCTAGAAGAAAAAACGCTAAGAAATAG